In the Sphaerodactylus townsendi isolate TG3544 linkage group LG10, MPM_Stown_v2.3, whole genome shotgun sequence genome, one interval contains:
- the POU4F2 gene encoding POU domain, class 4, transcription factor 2, which translates to MMMMSLNSKQPFGMAHPGGGGGGSLHEPKYSALHSASPCTSSAAAPSASSPSSTNAGSGASARSSAPNTSGAPSSSTSTSEALRRACLPTPPSNIFGGLDESLLARAEALAAVDIVSPGKNHHHHHPPHHSPFKPDATYHTMNTIPCTSAASSSSVPISHPSALSGSHHHHHHHHHHHQPHQALEGELLEHITPGLALGAMTGPDGSVVSTPGHAPHMASMNPMHQAALSMAHAHGLPSHMGCMSDVDADPRDLEAFAERFKQRRIKLGVTQADVGSALANLKIPGVGSLSQSTICRFESLTLSHNNMIALKPILQAWLEEAEKSHREKLTKPELFNGAEKKRKRTSIAAPEKRSLEAYFAIQPRPSSEKIAAIAEKLDLKKNVVRVWFCNQRQKQKRMKYSAGI; encoded by the exons ATGATGATGATGTCCCTCAACAGCAAGCAGCCCTTCGGCATGGCCCacccgggcggcggcggcgggggcagcCTCCACGAGCCCAAGTACTCGGCGCTGCACTCGGCCTCGCCCTGCACCTCCTCGGCCGCCGCGCCCTCGGCCAGCTCGCCCAGCAGCACCAACGCCGGCAGCGGCGCCAGCGCACGGAGCAGCGCCCCCAACACCAGCGGCGcccccagcagcagcaccagcacctCCGAGGCCCTGCGCCGcgcctgcctgcccaccccaccG AGCAACATCTTCGGCGGTCTGGACGAGAGCCTGTTGGCCCGCGCCGAAGCCCTGGCCGCCGTGGACATCGTCTCCCCCGgcaagaaccaccaccaccaccacccgccgcACCACAGCCCCTTCAAGCCGGACGCCACCTACCACACCATGAACACCATCCCCTGCACCTCGGCCGCCTCCTCGTCCTCCGTGCCCATCTCGCACCCGTCCGCCCTCTCcggctcccaccaccaccaccaccaccatcaccaccaccaccagcctcACCAGGCGCTGGAGGGGGAGCTCTTGGAACACATCACCCCGGGGCTGGCGCTGGGCGCCATGACGGGCCCCGACGGCTCGGTGGTCTCCACGCCGGGCCACGCTCCCCACATGGCCAGCATGAACCCTATGCACCAGGCGGCTCTCAGCATGGCGCACGCCCACGGGCTGCCTTCGCACATGGGCTGCATGAGCGACGTGGACGCCGACCCGCGCGACCTCGAAGCCTTCGCCGAGCGCTTCAAGCAGAGGAGGATCAAGCTGGGGGTGACCCAAGCGGACGTGGGATCCGCCCTGGCCAACCTCAAGATCCCCGGGGTGGGATCCCTAAGCCAAAGCACCATCTGCAGATTCGAGTCGCTCACTTTGTCCCACAACAACATGATCGCCCTGAAGCCCATCTTGCAAGCCTGGCTGGAAGAGGCGGAGAAATCACACCGGGAAAAGCTCACCAAGCCCGAGCTCTTCAACGGGGCggagaagaaaaggaaacgtACCTCCATCGCGGCGCCCGAGAAGAGGTCTCTGGAAGCCTATTTCGCCATCCAGCCGCGCCCTTCCTCGGAAAAAATAGCGGCCATCGCGGAGAAACTGGACCTCAAAAAGAACGTGGTCCGGGTCTGGTTCTGCAACCAGAGACAAAAACAGAAGCGGATGAAATATTCCGCGGGGATTTAA